The Peribacillus simplex genome contains the following window.
AAATTTTTTGATGAACGACTTAAAAAATTTCGAGGGTGGGCAGCGACTACGCATAAGAACTGCCCTCAAACGGAGGGACGGAAATGTTAAAAAAGAGAGATTTCACAGATTGTTTTTCTCTTTATGAACAAATGACGCATCCAGATGTCTTCCCTTTCGTGCGCCATAAAGTAGATTCATATGAAGAATATGTTTTCATTACTAAGCAAACGATCGAGGCAGAAGATTCTGGGGAACTCATTTCACGAACAATCTTGGATGAATGGGAAAATCCCATCGGTTGTATTTCTTTATACGATATTGAAGATGGTGCAGGTTTCTTAGGCACATGGCTTGGCAAGCCTTTTCACGGGAAAGGGTATAATGCCATTGCAAAGGACGCTTTCTTTAAAGAGCTTTTTTTCGAGCTCGGTTTGGAAACAGTATTCATGCGTATTCGCAAAAAAAAT
Protein-coding sequences here:
- a CDS encoding GNAT family N-acetyltransferase, giving the protein MLKKRDFTDCFSLYEQMTHPDVFPFVRHKVDSYEEYVFITKQTIEAEDSGELISRTILDEWENPIGCISLYDIEDGAGFLGTWLGKPFHGKGYNAIAKDAFFKELFFELGLETVFMRIRKKNIRSIKAAEKLPYAVNANETRKSLYDQINHEGDIFDLYEIPKDLYTFHILRQHDDDEQQLLEA